GCGATTGCGGCTTGCCGAGCAGGTTGAGCGTGAGGATGCAGAGCAGGATCCAGAAACCGGCCACGGCGACCGTGATGCGGGTGAAGATGTCCCCGGCCTTCGTGCCGAAGGCGCTCTGGCCCCCCATGCCGCCGAAGGCACCGGCGAGCCCACCGCCACGGCCCCGCTGGATGAGGACGAGCAGGATCAGAAACAGCGAGGTCAGGACGAGGGAAAAACCGAGCAGGAAACGGATCAGGGATGACATGGACGAACCAGTGCTCCGGAAGCGGCGTCGGATGGTGACCGAGTTCGGAGAGAATACCCGACGGACGTCCCGCCTCCTACCCCGGCCGCCATCGCCGCGGCGGGAAAGGCCGTCCCGCGCGACCGGGACCGGTTCACGCCGTGCCGAACGCGGCCGCGATGGCCAGGAAGTCGTCAGCCTTCAGGCTCGCGCCCCCCACGAGGGCACCGTCGATGTCGGGCTGGGCCGCGAGGTCGGCGACGTTGTCGGGCTTCACGCTCCCGCCGTACTGGATCCGCACCTGCGCGGCAACCGCCGCCGAGCCGAGTTGGGCGACGAGCCCGCGGATCAGAGCGTGCACCTCCTGGGCCTGCTCCGGCGTGGCGACTTTGCCGGTGCCGATCGCCCACACCGGCTCGTAGGCGATCACCACCTTCTCCAGGTCCGGCGCGGAAAGGCCGCCGAGCCCGCCCCTCACCTGGGCCGTCACGACCGCCGCCGTCCGGCCCGCCTCGCGCTCCTCGAGCGTCTCGCCGACGCAGACGATCGGCGTCAGGCCGGCGGCCAGCGCGGCCCGCGTCTTGGCGTTGACCGCGGCGTCGGTTTCACCGAACAGCGTCCGGCGTTCCGAGTGGCCGAGGATCACGTGGCTGCAGCCGAGGTCGACGAGCATCGGCGGCGCCACCTCGCCGGTGAAGGCCCCGCTCGCCTTGTCGTGCATCGTCTGGCCGCCGACGCCGACAGCTGAATCGGCGCCGAGCGTCGCCACCACCGTCTCGACGTACACGGCCGGGGGGCAGAGGA
The DNA window shown above is from Planctomycetia bacterium and carries:
- the tpiA gene encoding triosephosphate isomerase, with the translated sequence MARRKIVAGNWKMNLDRSQSRALAAAVSARRGEAGAAELVLCPPAVYVETVVATLGADSAVGVGGQTMHDKASGAFTGEVAPPMLVDLGCSHVILGHSERRTLFGETDAAVNAKTRAALAAGLTPIVCVGETLEEREAGRTAAVVTAQVRGGLGGLSAPDLEKVVIAYEPVWAIGTGKVATPEQAQEVHALIRGLVAQLGSAAVAAQVRIQYGGSVKPDNVADLAAQPDIDGALVGGASLKADDFLAIAAAFGTA